In Castanea sativa cultivar Marrone di Chiusa Pesio chromosome 6, ASM4071231v1, a single window of DNA contains:
- the LOC142638026 gene encoding pentatricopeptide repeat-containing protein At1g06270, translating into MMVGAAKICRFLLHFHDCHFRFPSIHPFSSQQRLEESVKAAVEAKTYQQIPDLVSSKEACQNPNPFSFLSTFPLNLRTQIIDEILQSFIPLRPRSRPQIAYTCLLSYTLQSPNPLPLGLAILQRVLHSGCVPVPQTRLLLSSAWLERRHHSESVPNILLEMQSIGYCPDCGTCNYLISSLCAVDQLAEAVKMLKGMGRAGCVPDLETYGIVISAMCTLRRTAEATEMLKQMVVQMGLTPRQGTVVKLAAALRSNREIWKAVEMIDFLEREGYAVGFESYELVVEGCLEYSEYILAGKVVMGMTERGFIPYIRVRQKVVERLAGIGEWELACAVRQRFADLKS; encoded by the coding sequence ATGATGGTTGGAGCAGCAAAGATTTGCAGATTTCTTCTGCATTTTCATGATTGTCACTTCCGGTTTCCTTCAATTCACCCATTCTCATCGCAGCAACGGCTAGAAGAATCTGTTAAAGCTGCAGTTGAAGCCAAAACCTACCAACAAATTCCTGACCTTGTTTCCTCAAAAGAAGCTTGCCAAAACCCAAATCCATTCTCATTCCTCTCGACCTTTCCCCTCAACCTCAGAACACAAATCATTGATGAAATTTTGCAGTCTTTTATTCCTCTCAGACCCCGCTCTCGCCCCCAGATTGCCTATACATGCCTCCTCTCATACACTCTCCAAAGCCCCAATCCCCTCCCTCTTGGACTCGCTATCCTCCAAAGAGTTCTTCACTCTGGCTGTGTTCCTGTCCCTCAAACTCGCCTCCTCCTCTCTTCTGCATGGCTTGAGCGCCGGCACCATTCTGAGTCTGTTCCTAACATCCTGTTGGAGATGCAATCAATTGGATATTGTCCAGACTGTGGCACATGCAATTATCTTATATCATCTCTATGCGCTGTTGATCAATTGGCAGAGGCCGTTAAAATGTTGAAGGGAATGGGTAGGGCGGGATGTGTTCCTGATCTGGAGACTTATGGCATTGTAATCAGTGCAATGTGCACACTCAGAAGAACTGCAGAGGCAACAGAGATGTTGAAGCAAATGGTGGTGCAAATGGGATTGACACCAAGGCAGGGAACAGTGGTGAAGCTGGCAGCGGCATTGAGGTCAAACAGAGAGATATGGAAGGCGGTTGAGATGATTGATTTCTTGGAGAGAGAGGGTTACGCTGTTGGGTTTGAAAGCTATGAGTTGGTGGTTGAGGGGTGCTTGGAGTATAGTGAGTATATTTTGGCAGGAAAGGTGGTAATGGGGATGACAGAGAGAGGGTTTATTCCATATATCAGGGTCAGGCAAAAGGTGGTTGAGAGACTTGCTGGTATAGGTGAATGGGAACTTGCTTGTGCTGTGAGGCAAAGATTTGCAGATTTAAAGTCTTAG
- the LOC142638025 gene encoding senescence-specific cysteine protease SAG12: MDMETHTKLRNASLTLLIMWILWARACCEKYTMPLIYDPKAMRERYESWVARYGRRYKNKEEKELRFGIYQMNVELIDYFNSQNHSFKLTDNRFADLTNREYRAAYLGFGTTSHPMTNFCHFENKSLPTSMDWRKEGAVTPMKDQGECGSCWAFSAVAAVEGINKIKKGKLVSLSEQELMDCNIDTGNEGCNGGYMDKAFEFIKKNGGLTTEEDYPYKGKEGSCNKAKEKTHKVTISGYEKVPANDEKSLQAAVANQPVSVAVDAGGYKFQFYSEGIFSGHCGTDLNHGVTAVGYGEDGAKYWIVKNSWGADWGESGYIRMIRDSKNKHGICGISMDASYPLMD, translated from the exons ATGGACATGGAGACTCATACTAAATTAAGAAATGCCAGCTTGACTCTTTTGATCATGTGGATTCTTTGGGCAAGGGCATGTTGTGAGAAGTACACGATGCCTCTAATATATGACCCAAAAGCCATGAGGGAGAGATATGAAAGCTGGGTTGCACGGTATGGCCGAAGATACAAGAACAAAGAGGAAAAGGAATTGCGTTTTGGCATTTACCAAATGAACGTCGAGCTCATTGACTACTTCAATTCTCAAAACCATTCATTCAAGCTCACTGATAATAGATTTGCAGACTTGACAAACAGGGAGTACCGAGCTGCCTACTTGGGATTTGGAACCACGTCGCATCCAATGACAAACTTCTGCCATTTCGAAAATAAGAGTTTGCCAACTAGCATGGATTGGAGAAAGGAAGGTGCTGTTACTCCAATGAAGGATCAAGGCGAATGTG GAAGTTGCTGGGCATTCTCTGCAGTGGCAGCAGTGGAAGgtatcaacaaaatcaaaaaggGAAAGTTAGTATCTCTGTCAGAACAAGAGCTCATGGACTGTAATATTGACACTGGAAATGAAGGCTGCAATGGTGGATACATGGACAAAGCATTTGAGTTCATAAAAAAGAACGGTGGACTCACCACTGAAGAAGATTATCCTTATAAGGGAAAAGAAGGCTCCTGCAACAAAGCCAAAGAAAAAACTCACAAAGTGACGATAAGCGGCTATGAAAAGGTACCAGCCAATGATGAGAAAAGCCTACAAGCTGCAGTTGCTAACCAACCTGTCTCTGTTGCAGTAGATGCTGGCGGttataaatttcaattctaCTCCGAAGGTATCTTCTCTGGCCATTGTGGAACTGACCTCAATCATGGAGTCACAGCAGTCGGCTATGGAGAAGATGGTGCCAAGTACTGGATTGTGAAGAATTCATGGGGTGCTGACTGGGGTGAATCCGGTTATATAAGGATGATACGTGATTCCAAAAATAAGCATGGTATTTGTGGCATTTCTATGGATGCTAGCTACCCTCTTATGGATTGA
- the LOC142638563 gene encoding glucosidase 2 subunit beta produces MHRHKPIMLGMALETRHHRSLLPLLIPLLSASFIFTCSYGYILGLHPLEEKYFDSEVIKCKDGFKSFTRDRVNDNFCDCVDGTDEPGTSACQAGKFYCRNVGSKPQFIFSSRINDRFCDCCDGSDEYDGSVHCANTCVMGGNMNTEYMTGSYISTSLDISSIDIKQTKSGVYMDDLIQKLKGLKVLIILQVALIGLAVIFRIFHRRARSKIRRYR; encoded by the exons ATGCACAGACACAAGCCCATAATGTTGGGCATGGCGTTGGAAACCAGACATCATCGTAGTTTGCTCCCGCTATTAATTCCTCTCCTCTCTGCCTCTTTCATCTTTACCTGTTCCTACGGATATATCCTCGGACTCCACCCTCTTG AGGAGAAGTACTTTGATTCAGAGGTGATCAAGTGCAAGGATGGCTTCAAATCCTTCACCAGAGACCGTGTCAATGACAATTTCTGTGATTGTGTTGACGGGACTGATGAGCCCG GAACTTCAGCCTGTCAGGCAGGGAAATTTTATTGCAGGAACGTAGGAAGTAAACCTCAGTTTATATTTTCTTCTCGCATTAATGATCGATTTTGTG ATTGCTGTGATGGAAGTGATGAATATGATGGCAGCGTCCATTGTGCCAACACATGCGTTATGGGTGGGAATATGAATACTGAGTACATGACCGGCAGTTATATCTCAACAAGCCTTGACATAAGCTCTATTgatataaaacaaacaaaaagtggAGTTTACATGGATGACTTGATCCAAAAGCTTAAAG GTCTCAAGGTATTAATTATCCTACAGGTGGCTCTCATTGGTCTTGCGGTGATTTTTCGAATTTTCCATCGTCGTGCTAGATCTAAAATAAGGCGTTATCGTTGA